The proteins below come from a single Rhizobium tropici CIAT 899 genomic window:
- the tsaA gene encoding tRNA (N6-threonylcarbamoyladenosine(37)-N6)-methyltransferase TrmO, whose protein sequence is MVRENEIRENEVAVEPPAAADAGLTFIGRISTPWTSRMETPRQGRHDGPICRIEIFEPWVAALRGVEAFERLEVLYWLDRSRRDLVLQSPANSGKIHGTFSLRSPVRPNPIGTSIVKLEAVEGAVLLVRGLDCLDGTPLLDLKPDRTLFKPIAPPQPGDFQTGDGETARYCQKRDA, encoded by the coding sequence ATGGTTCGGGAAAACGAAATTCGTGAAAACGAAGTGGCCGTCGAGCCGCCCGCAGCCGCGGATGCCGGCCTTACCTTCATCGGCCGCATTTCAACGCCCTGGACATCGCGCATGGAAACGCCGCGTCAGGGCCGGCATGATGGCCCCATTTGCCGGATCGAGATCTTCGAGCCCTGGGTGGCGGCGCTGCGAGGCGTGGAAGCCTTCGAGCGGCTGGAGGTTCTCTATTGGCTGGATCGTTCGCGCCGGGACCTCGTGCTGCAAAGCCCGGCCAACAGCGGCAAGATACACGGCACCTTTTCGCTGCGCTCGCCGGTGCGGCCCAACCCAATCGGCACATCCATTGTCAAGCTGGAAGCGGTCGAGGGGGCCGTGCTGCTGGTGCGCGGCCTCGATTGCCTTGACGGCACGCCCTTGCTCGATCTGAAGCCGGATCGCACGCTGTTCAAACCGATCGCGCCGCCGCAACCCGGAGACTTCCAGACCGGCGACGGCGAGACGGCGCGTTACTGCCAGAAGCGAGATGCTTAG
- a CDS encoding choline sulfate utilization transcriptional regulator: protein MAERLVDLGWLRIFLEVGRSGSLSAAASALGLTQPAVSYQIRRIEEQMGVSLFHRQHRGVVLSPEGQRLFEIVEKSVGGVDNLVRSFRVEAERPSVRLRTDYAFSALWLIPRMHAFRLLYPEVDIQIVATQRPDRGTPESGDIAVFFGTRNEFGARATLLLPEKVVPICTRGFAERHGPFTDPSQLAGTTLVHLDSEMPSPWFDWQSYLAAFGIARDAYAGRGDLRFNTYSLVVQAALSEQGVAIGWMGLVDSLLAARTLVTVGPMLEAPERGYWLLPPANANPEAEQLAQWLLAEAATG, encoded by the coding sequence ATGGCTGAACGTTTGGTGGATCTCGGCTGGCTGAGAATCTTTCTGGAAGTCGGGCGCTCCGGCAGCCTGTCTGCCGCAGCCTCCGCTCTTGGTCTGACACAGCCCGCCGTCAGCTATCAGATCCGCCGTATCGAAGAGCAGATGGGCGTGTCTCTGTTTCACCGCCAGCATCGCGGTGTCGTGCTCTCGCCCGAGGGGCAGCGCCTCTTCGAAATCGTCGAAAAGTCGGTTGGCGGCGTCGATAATCTGGTGCGCAGCTTCCGCGTCGAGGCGGAGCGCCCGTCCGTTCGTTTGCGCACCGACTATGCCTTTTCCGCTCTCTGGCTCATTCCCCGCATGCACGCGTTCCGGCTCCTCTATCCGGAAGTCGATATCCAGATCGTCGCCACGCAGCGGCCGGATCGCGGCACCCCGGAAAGTGGCGATATCGCGGTCTTCTTCGGGACACGCAACGAGTTCGGTGCGCGCGCAACGCTGCTTCTGCCAGAGAAGGTCGTGCCGATCTGCACTAGAGGTTTTGCAGAGCGGCACGGTCCATTCACCGATCCCTCGCAGCTTGCCGGCACCACGCTTGTTCACCTCGATTCGGAAATGCCGTCGCCATGGTTCGACTGGCAGAGCTATCTTGCCGCCTTCGGCATTGCCCGGGATGCCTATGCTGGCCGCGGCGACCTGCGCTTCAACACCTACTCGCTCGTCGTGCAGGCAGCCCTCAGCGAACAGGGCGTCGCCATCGGCTGGATGGGCCTCGTCGATTCCCTGCTTGCCGCCCGGACGCTGGTGACGGTGGGTCCCATGCTGGAGGCGCCGGAGCGAGGTTACTGGCTGCTGCCGCCGGCCAACGCAAACCCGGAGGCGGAGCAGCTGGCGCAATGGCTGCTTGCCGAAGCCGCCACCGGATGA
- a CDS encoding iron ABC transporter substrate-binding protein: MMRFLAVLALAFVGLMPVAAEARIITDAAGRTVSVPDKINRILVAGPPAAVLVYVLAPEKLVGWVHAPDDAAKAYLMPSVRSLPTVGRLTGKDGAISSQAVIDAKPDIILDAGTVDPTYKALADKVQSDTHIPYVLIDGSFARTADTLRDVGALIDVEDRANKLADYADTAIKDLNEKLATLPNDPRPRVYYGRGADGLETGLSGSINLEILDAVGTMNVAAAAGKGGLTKVTPPQVAGWNPDIIIAENPDFAASVKSDPQWAGIKAVKDGKVFVPPSLPFGWFDSPPGINRLLGVRWMEKLIYPKLFRSDFSDDVKQFYKLFYQVDLTSDQLAALLRGVK, from the coding sequence ATGATGAGATTTCTTGCGGTTCTTGCTCTGGCCTTCGTCGGCCTGATGCCAGTCGCAGCTGAGGCGCGAATCATTACCGATGCGGCCGGACGCACGGTGTCCGTGCCTGATAAGATTAACCGCATTCTGGTGGCCGGGCCGCCAGCCGCCGTCCTGGTCTATGTGCTGGCGCCGGAGAAGCTGGTGGGCTGGGTGCATGCGCCTGATGATGCCGCCAAGGCCTACTTGATGCCGTCGGTGCGGTCGCTGCCGACAGTTGGCCGTTTGACCGGCAAGGATGGCGCGATCAGTTCGCAGGCGGTCATCGACGCCAAGCCTGATATCATCCTCGATGCCGGCACGGTCGATCCCACCTACAAGGCGCTGGCCGACAAGGTGCAGTCCGACACGCATATTCCCTATGTCCTTATCGACGGCAGCTTCGCCCGCACCGCCGATACGCTGCGCGATGTCGGCGCCCTGATCGACGTCGAGGACCGTGCCAACAAGCTGGCCGATTATGCCGATACGGCGATCAAGGACCTGAACGAAAAGCTCGCGACATTGCCGAACGACCCGCGCCCGCGCGTCTATTATGGCCGAGGTGCCGATGGCCTGGAAACCGGGCTTTCCGGCTCGATCAATCTCGAAATCCTCGATGCCGTCGGCACGATGAATGTCGCTGCGGCTGCCGGCAAGGGTGGCTTGACCAAGGTGACGCCGCCGCAGGTCGCCGGATGGAACCCGGATATCATCATCGCCGAGAACCCTGACTTTGCAGCCTCGGTGAAAAGCGATCCGCAATGGGCCGGGATCAAGGCGGTCAAGGACGGCAAGGTCTTCGTGCCGCCCTCATTGCCTTTCGGCTGGTTCGATTCCCCGCCAGGCATCAACCGGCTGCTCGGCGTGCGCTGGATGGAGAAGCTCATTTATCCGAAGCTCTTCCGCAGCGATTTTTCCGACGATGTGAAGCAATTCTACAAGCTGTTCTATCAGGTCGATCTGACCAGCGATCAGTTGGCGGCGCTGTTGAGAGGCGTGAAGTAG
- the otsA gene encoding alpha,alpha-trehalose-phosphate synthase (UDP-forming) encodes MSRLIIVSNRVSVPDHKGAAAAGGLAVALQAALAERGGIWMGWSGKSSGDAEPEPLQMTQDGNITYALTDLTQTDVEEYYQGFANRVLWPICHYRLDLAEYARKEMTGYFRVNRFFAHRLAPLIEPDDIIWVHDYHLIPLAAELRQMGLKNRIGFFLHIPWPPADVVLAMPVHEEIMRGLSSYDLLGFQTDYDLENFAGCLKREGMGIEKSPGHFSAHGHDFRGGAYSIGIETAGFAEFARKAASHSMVQKVRQSIEGRDLILGVDRLDYSKGITQRIDAFERFITNNPAHQRSITYLQITPKSRSEVPEYEAMQNAVAEQAGRVNGAIGTVDWVPIRYINRSISRPILAGLYRLAKVGLVTPLRDGMNLVAKEYVAAQDSENPGVLVLSRFAGAARKLKGALLVNPYDVDGTANALARAINMPLQERQERWRGMMDYLLENDVSRWCETFLADLTAE; translated from the coding sequence GTGAGTCGACTGATCATTGTTTCTAATCGTGTTTCCGTACCCGACCACAAAGGCGCCGCGGCGGCCGGCGGCCTTGCGGTGGCGCTGCAGGCGGCGCTCGCCGAGCGCGGCGGCATCTGGATGGGCTGGTCCGGCAAATCGAGCGGCGACGCAGAGCCTGAACCGCTGCAGATGACGCAGGACGGCAATATCACCTATGCGCTCACCGATCTGACCCAGACCGATGTCGAGGAATATTATCAGGGCTTTGCCAACCGCGTGCTGTGGCCGATCTGCCATTACCGGCTCGATCTCGCCGAATATGCCCGCAAGGAAATGACCGGCTATTTCCGCGTCAATCGCTTCTTTGCCCATCGGCTGGCACCCCTGATCGAACCCGACGACATCATTTGGGTACATGACTATCATCTCATCCCGCTTGCAGCAGAGCTGCGGCAGATGGGCCTGAAGAACCGCATCGGCTTCTTCCTGCATATTCCCTGGCCGCCGGCGGATGTCGTGCTCGCCATGCCGGTGCATGAGGAGATCATGCGCGGCCTCTCCTCCTACGATCTCCTTGGCTTCCAAACCGATTACGATCTGGAAAACTTCGCGGGCTGCCTGAAGCGCGAGGGGATGGGCATCGAGAAAAGTCCGGGCCATTTCAGCGCTCACGGCCATGATTTTCGCGGCGGCGCCTATTCGATCGGTATCGAGACGGCGGGCTTTGCCGAATTCGCCCGCAAGGCAGCGTCGCACAGCATGGTGCAGAAAGTGCGCCAAAGCATCGAAGGCCGCGACCTGATCCTCGGCGTCGACCGGCTCGATTATTCCAAGGGCATCACGCAGCGCATCGATGCCTTCGAACGCTTCATCACCAACAATCCCGCCCACCAACGCAGCATCACCTATCTGCAGATCACGCCGAAATCCCGCTCGGAAGTGCCGGAATACGAGGCGATGCAGAATGCGGTTGCCGAACAGGCCGGCCGGGTCAACGGCGCGATCGGCACGGTCGACTGGGTGCCGATCCGCTATATCAATCGCTCGATCAGCCGCCCGATCCTGGCGGGCCTCTATCGGCTCGCCAAGGTCGGGCTGGTGACGCCGCTACGCGACGGCATGAACCTGGTCGCCAAGGAATATGTCGCGGCGCAAGACTCTGAAAACCCGGGCGTGCTGGTGCTCTCGCGCTTTGCCGGCGCGGCGCGCAAGCTGAAAGGCGCTCTGCTGGTCAATCCCTACGATGTCGACGGCACCGCCAATGCGCTGGCCCGGGCCATCAACATGCCGCTGCAGGAGCGGCAGGAGCGCTGGCGCGGCATGATGGATTATCTCCTCGAAAATGACGTATCGCGCTGGTGCGAGACCTTTCTTGCCGATCTTACGGCGGAATAA
- the betC gene encoding choline-sulfatase, with protein sequence MSRPNILILMVDQFNGTFFPDGPAEFLHAPVLKALAKRSVRFANSYTASPLCAPARASFMSGQLPSRTRVYDNAAEFCSDIPTFAHHLRAAGYQTALSGKMHFVGPDQMHGFEERLTTDIYPADFGWTPDYTKPGERIDWWYHNLGSVTGAGTAEITNQMEYDDEVAYHAARKLYDLSRRQDERPWCLTVSFTHPHDPYVARRRFWDLYEDCPALHPEVGEIPFARQDPHSQRLMKACDHTAFDITPEQIRRARRGYFANISYVDEKIGEILETLERGRMADNTIILFVSDHGDMLGERGLWFKMNFFEGSARVPLMIAAPGWQPKRIDQPVSTLDVTPTLAALAGIDIASLRRWTDGEDLTPLARGTGSRSPVPMEYAAEGSEAPLVGLRDGNYKLTLCEKDPPMLFDLREDPKELTNLAGNPAYAETLERLTAQAMARWDLSSFDAAVRESQARRWVVYTALRNGAYYPWDYQPLQKASERYMRNHMDLNVLEENQRYPRGE encoded by the coding sequence ATGTCCCGCCCGAATATCCTCATCCTCATGGTCGATCAGTTCAACGGCACGTTCTTCCCGGACGGCCCGGCCGAGTTTCTGCATGCTCCGGTCCTGAAGGCTCTGGCGAAGCGCTCCGTGCGCTTTGCCAACAGCTATACGGCAAGCCCGCTCTGTGCGCCGGCGCGCGCTTCCTTCATGTCGGGGCAGCTGCCGAGCCGCACGCGCGTCTATGACAATGCTGCCGAATTCTGCTCGGATATACCGACCTTTGCGCACCACCTGCGCGCCGCCGGCTACCAGACGGCGCTGTCGGGCAAGATGCATTTCGTCGGCCCGGATCAAATGCATGGCTTCGAGGAGCGGCTGACGACCGACATCTACCCTGCCGATTTCGGCTGGACGCCTGATTATACGAAGCCGGGGGAGCGCATCGACTGGTGGTATCACAATCTCGGTTCGGTGACCGGCGCGGGCACTGCCGAGATCACCAACCAGATGGAATATGACGACGAGGTCGCCTATCACGCCGCCCGCAAACTCTACGATCTCTCGCGCCGCCAAGACGAAAGACCCTGGTGCCTGACCGTCAGCTTCACCCATCCGCACGACCCTTATGTCGCGCGTCGCCGCTTCTGGGATCTGTATGAGGATTGCCCGGCGCTTCATCCGGAAGTCGGCGAAATCCCCTTCGCGCGGCAGGACCCGCATTCGCAGCGGCTGATGAAGGCCTGCGATCACACCGCCTTCGACATCACCCCGGAGCAGATTCGCCGTGCACGCCGCGGCTATTTCGCCAATATCTCCTATGTCGACGAGAAGATCGGCGAGATATTGGAGACGCTCGAGCGCGGCCGCATGGCTGATAACACAATCATCCTCTTCGTCTCGGATCATGGCGACATGCTTGGCGAACGAGGCCTCTGGTTCAAGATGAACTTCTTCGAAGGTTCCGCCCGCGTGCCGCTTATGATCGCAGCCCCCGGCTGGCAGCCGAAGCGGATCGATCAGCCGGTCTCGACGCTGGACGTTACTCCGACGCTGGCAGCCCTTGCCGGGATCGACATCGCATCGCTCCGCCGCTGGACCGATGGCGAGGACCTGACGCCGCTGGCTCGTGGAACCGGAAGCCGCAGCCCCGTGCCCATGGAATATGCGGCGGAAGGTTCCGAGGCACCGCTCGTAGGCTTACGCGACGGCAATTACAAGCTGACCCTTTGCGAAAAGGACCCGCCGATGCTCTTCGACCTCAGGGAGGATCCGAAGGAGCTGACCAATCTGGCAGGCAACCCGGCCTATGCGGAAACGCTGGAGAGACTGACGGCGCAGGCCATGGCGCGCTGGGATCTTTCAAGCTTCGACGCTGCCGTGCGCGAGAGCCAGGCGCGGCGATGGGTGGTCTACACGGCCCTTCGCAACGGCGCCTATTATCCCTGGGACTATCAGCCCTTGCAGAAAGCGTCGGAGCGCTACATGCGCAACCATATGGACCTCAACGTGCTGGAGGAAAATCAGCGCTATCCGCGAGGCGAATAG